The Salegentibacter mishustinae genome includes a window with the following:
- the hutH gene encoding histidine ammonia-lyase yields the protein MQSHHYISSAILDLETIEDILVNNKKLALSEEAESNIQKSRKYLNKKITESDVPVYGINTGFGALCNVKISPGKLTELQENLVKSHACGTGDKVNKDIVRLMLLLKIQSLSYGNSGIALETVLRLVDFYNLDILPVVYEQGSLGASGDLAPLAHLALPLIGEGEVYFEDKIISGEELLKIQEWEALNLQSKEGLALLNGTQFMSAHGVYALLRSYKLSYLADLIGSVSIDAFDCNLSPFDELVHLARPHRGQVKTAERIRKFLNDSQIAKNEKDNVQDPYSFRCIPQVHGASKDTLSFVRKTIKTEINSVTDNPNIFIEEDKIISGGNFHGQPLALALDYLAIALAELANISERRTYQLVSGLRGLPAFLVENPGLNSGFMIPQYTAASIVSQNKQLAVPASVDSIVSSNGQEDHVSMGANGATKLLKVVENLNSVLAIELFNASQAMHFREPAKTSAILSDVLNEFRAVVPILHTDVTMAPHIKSAKSFLENFNFTENFFD from the coding sequence ATGCAATCTCATCATTATATCAGTTCAGCCATTTTAGACCTGGAAACCATTGAAGATATTTTGGTGAATAATAAAAAGTTAGCGTTGAGCGAGGAAGCTGAATCTAACATCCAGAAATCCAGAAAATACTTAAACAAAAAAATTACTGAAAGCGATGTCCCGGTTTACGGTATAAATACCGGTTTTGGGGCTTTATGTAATGTAAAGATAAGTCCGGGGAAATTAACCGAGCTTCAGGAAAACCTTGTGAAATCTCACGCTTGTGGTACAGGCGATAAAGTGAATAAAGATATTGTAAGATTAATGCTTCTGCTTAAAATTCAATCTTTAAGCTACGGGAATTCGGGTATTGCTTTGGAAACCGTATTAAGATTAGTAGACTTTTATAATCTCGATATTTTACCGGTAGTTTACGAACAGGGTTCGTTAGGAGCTTCCGGAGATCTTGCTCCATTGGCGCATTTGGCCCTGCCTTTAATTGGCGAAGGAGAAGTTTACTTTGAGGATAAAATAATAAGTGGAGAGGAATTACTAAAAATTCAGGAATGGGAAGCTTTAAATTTGCAGTCTAAGGAAGGTTTGGCTTTACTTAATGGTACGCAATTTATGAGTGCCCACGGTGTTTATGCCTTACTGAGATCTTATAAATTATCTTACCTGGCCGATCTCATTGGTTCAGTCTCAATAGATGCGTTTGATTGTAATTTATCTCCTTTTGATGAATTAGTTCATTTAGCGAGACCGCATAGGGGACAGGTAAAAACAGCTGAACGTATTCGTAAGTTTTTAAACGATAGCCAAATTGCTAAAAATGAAAAAGATAATGTTCAGGATCCTTATAGTTTTAGATGTATTCCGCAGGTGCATGGAGCGAGTAAAGACACGTTGAGTTTTGTAAGGAAAACCATTAAAACAGAGATCAATTCGGTTACCGATAATCCCAATATTTTTATTGAAGAAGATAAAATTATCTCAGGGGGAAATTTTCATGGCCAGCCTTTAGCATTAGCCCTTGATTATTTAGCTATAGCCCTGGCAGAGCTCGCTAATATTTCAGAAAGAAGAACTTATCAATTGGTTTCAGGTCTTCGTGGTTTACCCGCATTTTTAGTAGAAAACCCGGGTTTGAATAGCGGATTTATGATTCCGCAGTACACGGCTGCAAGTATTGTGAGTCAGAATAAACAACTTGCTGTCCCTGCATCTGTAGATTCTATAGTTTCGTCAAATGGGCAGGAAGATCACGTGAGTATGGGCGCGAATGGTGCTACCAAGCTTTTAAAAGTGGTAGAGAATTTAAATAGTGTTTTAGCGATTGAACTCTTCAATGCTTCGCAGGCTATGCACTTTAGAGAACCGGCAAAAACTTCGGCAATATTAAGTGATGTTTTAAATGAATTTAGAGCAGTAGTTCCAATATTACATACCGATGTAACGATGGCACCGCATATAAAATCGGCTAAATCTTTTCTGGAGAATTTTAATTTTACTGAAAATTTCTTCGATTAA
- a CDS encoding bifunctional ADP-dependent NAD(P)H-hydrate dehydratase/NAD(P)H-hydrate epimerase: protein MKILSAKQLKEADEITMETEGISSTRLMERAASLVFNEIHERLEGADINIKIFCGIGNNGGDGLVVARLLHKYGYRVEVYVVNYSDKRSDDFLVNYDRYKKESNTWPELIKRKEDFPEISPGDFVVDAIFGIGLNRPAEGWLAELLRHINESEAFCLAVDMPSGLFPDKIPAEDAAVIKANYTLTFQTPKIVFYLPETMGFAGEVQILDIGLDRGFLKDVKPVAQLIGKREARQLYKPRNRNTHKGDYGHCLVVGGSYGKIGSILLSSRSSLRAGAGLCSIFSPKCGYDILQTNLPEAMVITDEDANELTNIETDLEPDVICFGMGAGKSTKTVKAFKALLESTQNPMLIDADGLNMLSENNELLDLLPKNSVLTPHPKELERLIGKWEDDFDKMKKIEDFTKKYKVILVLKGAHTFVFSGKHTYINNSGNPGMATAGSGDVLSGIIAGLMSQKYEPLVAAILGVYLHGLSGDICAEKLGYEAMLSGDISDKMGAAFLALMKDEKRG, encoded by the coding sequence ATGAAGATATTATCTGCAAAGCAATTAAAAGAAGCTGATGAAATAACCATGGAAACCGAAGGGATTTCGAGCACGCGATTAATGGAGCGCGCTGCGAGCCTGGTTTTTAATGAGATTCACGAAAGGCTGGAAGGTGCAGATATCAATATCAAAATTTTCTGCGGAATTGGAAATAATGGAGGCGATGGACTGGTAGTGGCCCGTTTACTTCATAAATACGGTTATAGAGTTGAAGTTTACGTAGTGAATTATAGCGACAAACGCTCTGATGATTTTCTGGTAAATTACGATCGCTATAAAAAAGAGAGCAACACCTGGCCCGAATTGATAAAAAGAAAAGAAGATTTCCCGGAGATTTCTCCTGGTGATTTTGTGGTTGACGCTATTTTTGGAATTGGTTTAAACCGCCCTGCCGAAGGTTGGCTAGCAGAATTACTGAGACATATTAACGAGTCTGAAGCTTTTTGCTTAGCGGTAGATATGCCTTCAGGATTATTCCCCGATAAAATTCCGGCTGAAGATGCAGCGGTGATCAAAGCGAATTATACGCTCACCTTCCAAACGCCAAAAATTGTTTTTTACCTGCCTGAAACAATGGGTTTTGCCGGAGAAGTTCAGATTTTGGATATTGGCCTGGATCGTGGCTTTTTAAAAGATGTAAAGCCTGTTGCGCAATTGATAGGCAAACGCGAAGCGAGGCAACTTTATAAACCACGGAATAGAAATACTCATAAAGGGGACTATGGTCACTGTCTTGTGGTTGGGGGAAGTTATGGGAAAATTGGTAGTATTCTGCTTTCTTCCAGATCGTCCTTAAGAGCCGGTGCCGGTTTATGCAGTATTTTTTCACCAAAATGTGGGTATGATATATTGCAAACCAACCTGCCGGAAGCGATGGTTATTACCGATGAAGATGCTAACGAACTTACAAACATAGAAACAGATCTCGAACCCGATGTAATATGTTTTGGTATGGGCGCAGGGAAATCGACTAAGACGGTCAAAGCTTTTAAGGCTTTATTGGAAAGCACTCAAAATCCTATGCTCATTGACGCCGATGGATTAAACATGCTTTCTGAGAATAACGAATTACTGGATTTGCTTCCTAAGAATTCCGTATTAACGCCTCATCCAAAAGAACTAGAGCGTTTAATAGGGAAATGGGAAGATGATTTTGATAAGATGAAGAAGATAGAAGATTTCACTAAAAAGTATAAGGTGATTTTGGTTTTAAAAGGTGCGCATACATTTGTCTTTAGCGGAAAACATACTTATATCAATAATTCCGGAAACCCTGGGATGGCCACCGCCGGAAGTGGGGACGTACTTTCGGGAATAATAGCAGGTTTAATGTCGCAAAAATATGAGCCTTTGGTGGCAGCTATTTTAGGTGTTTACTTACACGGACTCTCAGGCGATATTTGTGCTGAAAAACTTGGCTATGAAGCTATGCTATCTGGTGATATTAGTGATAAGATGGGAGCGGCTTTTCTTGCTTTAATGAAAGATGAAAAAAGAGGATAA